One window of the Trachemys scripta elegans isolate TJP31775 chromosome 13, CAS_Tse_1.0, whole genome shotgun sequence genome contains the following:
- the BCAR1 gene encoding breast cancer anti-estrogen resistance protein 1: protein MGRAPTRGTPQWAVMKGPSPPWPLLILWPPVFQGKEEFEKTQKELLEKGNIMRQGKGQLEQQQLKQFERLEQEVTRPIDNDLSSWTPPQHYAQVRGSSTLCPSDHQLLLFYLEQCEANLTTLTNAVDAFFTAVGTNQPPKIFVAHSKFVILSAHKLVFIGDTLSRQARAQDVRHKVTHYSNLLCDMLKEIVVTTKAAALHYPSPSAAKDMVERVKDLASSTQQFRMVLGQLAAM from the exons ATGGGACGGGCTCCCACCAGGGGAACCCCCCAGTGGGCTGTAATGAAgggaccctcccccccatggccATTACTCATCCTCTGGCCTCCCGTCTTCCAGGGCAAGGAGGAGTTTGAGAAAACCCAGAAGGAGCTGCTGGAAAAAGGCAACATCATGCGGCAGGGCaaggggcagctggagcagcagcag CTGAAGCAGTTTGAGCGGCTGGAGCAGGAGGTCACGCGCCCCATCGACAACGACCTCTCCAGCTGGACGCCGCCGCAGCACTACGCCCAGGTGCGGGGCAGCAGCACCCTGTGCCCCTCCGaccaccagctgctgctcttctaCCTGGAGCAGTGCGAGGCCAACCTCACCACGCTCACCAACGCCGTGGACGCCTTCTTTACCGCCGTGGGCACCAACCAGCCACCCAAGATCTTCGTGGCCCACAGCAAGTTCGTCATCCTCAGTGCCCACAAGCTGGTGTTCATCGGCGACACCCTGTCACGCCAAGCCCGTGCGCAGGACGTGCGCCACAAGGTCACCCACTACAGCAACCTGCTGTGTGACATGCTCAAGGAGATCGTGGTGACCACCAAGGCCGCCGCCCTCCACTACCCGTCCCCCTCCGCTGCCAAGGACATGGTGGAGCGGGTCAAAGACCTGgccagcagcacacagcagttcAGGATGGTGCTGGGGCAGCTGGCGGCCATGTGA
- the LOC117886625 gene encoding chymotrypsinogen A-like: MAALWLLSCLALLGTAHGCGVQKIQPIISGYARIVNGEEAVPGSWPWQVSLQQSQTNSWHFCGGSLVSERWVVTAAHCGVTKSNVVVLGEHDRSSSQEKVQKLAIQQVFTHPQYNSNTINNDIALIKLATAAELGSTVAPVCLAAAGEQYRSGQLCVTTGWGKTRYNALSTPSKLQQTALPLLTNEECKNYWDGNILDSMICAGAAGSSSCMGDSGGPLVCQENRVWYLVGIVSWGSSRCATTSPGVYARVSLLRPWIDSIMANN; encoded by the exons ATGGCTGCTCTGTGGCTGCTCTCCTGCCTGGCGCTCCTCGGCACGGCTCATG GCTGTGGTGTGCAGAAAATCCAACCCATCATCAGCGGCTACGCCCGCATTGTGAATGGTGAGGAGGCGGTTCCCGGATCCTGGCCCTGGCAGGTCTCCCTGCAG CAGTCGCAGACGAACAGCTGGCACTTCTGTGGTGGCTCCCTGGTCAGCGAGCGTTGGGTGGTGACAGCTGCGCACTGCGGAGTGAC AAAATCCAACGTGGTGGTGCTCGGGGAACACGACCGCAGCTCCTCCCAAGAGAAAGTGCAGAAACTGGCCATCCAGCAG GTTTTCACCCACCCGCAGTATAACTCCAACACCATCAATAATGACATTGCGCTCATCAAGCTGGCCACGGCCGCGGAGCTGGGCAGCACTGTGGCCCCGGTGTGTCTGGCAGCCGCCGGGGAGCAGTACCGGAGTGGCCAGCTCTGCGTCACCACTGGCTGGGGCAAGACCCGCTACAACG CCTTAAGCACCCCAAGCAAACTGCAGCAGACGGCGCTGCCCCTGCTGACTAATGAGGAGTGTAAAAACTACTGGGACGGCAACATCCTGGACTCAATGATCTGCGCTGGAGCAGCCGGCTCCTCCTCCTGCATG GGTGACTCCGGCGGCCCCCTTGTCTGCCAGGAGAACAGAGTCTGGTATCTGGTGGGCATCGTGTCCTGGGGTAGCAGCCGCTGCGCCACTACCTCGCCAGGCGTCTACGCCCGCGTGAGCCTGCTCCGCCCATGGATCGACAGCATCATGGCCAACAACTGA